In Tachysurus vachellii isolate PV-2020 chromosome 3, HZAU_Pvac_v1, whole genome shotgun sequence, one genomic interval encodes:
- the txnl4a gene encoding thioredoxin-like protein 4A isoform X2, with product MKIEEVLYSIAEKVKNFAVIYLVDITEVPDFNKMYELYDPCTVMFFFRNKHIMIDLGTGNNNKINWTMEDKQEMIDIIETVYRGARKGRGLVVSPKDYSTKYRY from the exons ATGAAAATAGAGGAAGTTTTGTACAGCATTGCTGAAAAG GTCAAGAACTTTGCTGTGATTTACCTTGTGGATATCACTGAAGTGCCAGATTTCAACAAGATGTATGAATTGTATGACCCCTGCACAGTCATGTTTTTCTTCAG GAACAAGCACATCATGATCGACTTGGGCACTGGTAACAACAACAAGATCAACTGGACAATGGAGGACAAACAGGAGATGATAGACATTATTGAGACTGTTTACAGGGGAGCTCGGAAAGGAAGAGGTCTCGTGGTGTCCCCTAAAGACTATTCAACCAAATACAGATATTaa
- the txnl4a gene encoding thioredoxin-like protein 4A isoform X1, with the protein MSYMLPHLHNGWQVDQAILSEEDRVLVIRFGHDWDPTCMKMDEVLYSIAEKVKNFAVIYLVDITEVPDFNKMYELYDPCTVMFFFRNKHIMIDLGTGNNNKINWTMEDKQEMIDIIETVYRGARKGRGLVVSPKDYSTKYRY; encoded by the exons ATGTCGTACATGCTTCCTCATCTCCATAACGGCTGGCAGGTGGACCAAGCCATTTTATCTGAAGAGGACCGGGTGCTTGTTATACGATTTGGCCACGACTGGGACCCTACATGCATGAAAATGGATGAAGTTTTGTACAGCATTGCTGAAAAG GTCAAGAACTTTGCTGTGATTTACCTTGTGGATATCACTGAAGTGCCAGATTTCAACAAGATGTATGAATTGTATGACCCCTGCACAGTCATGTTTTTCTTCAG GAACAAGCACATCATGATCGACTTGGGCACTGGTAACAACAACAAGATCAACTGGACAATGGAGGACAAACAGGAGATGATAGACATTATTGAGACTGTTTACAGGGGAGCTCGGAAAGGAAGAGGTCTCGTGGTGTCCCCTAAAGACTATTCAACCAAATACAGATATTaa
- the adnp2b gene encoding activity-dependent neuroprotector homeobox protein 2b: MYQFPVRGLEKIRRTRKKVKNILSEFGLEECLSLCQSLQEFDPGDSIFGATKWTDLSDGFNGKWKKKWTYRTRGLCCSLCKFSTRSLYSFKAHIHRYHDNEQSACSLSSCSSCPFVGHPKVISRHYRLFHFENQKPESDTVTPLSAKALSGHTFQCRKCPFRDDLLYSMRKHVLINHYTALLNRFAGQRADTELKALGQMYRKFYCKVCGANADTSEHLLYHILTSDKHRELDLHINSLIFETDTKKPAPTLAPKIQVSPVITGPPSQPLLTPVPAPGTVLPVLANGGPRLLPPPNTTILPIQASALVQLASAEAKGLLHPGQPLSIQNVQAPRTVTATLPNVGGTTPAPTLQSVIPRQQPVRVGVPGPHHPPSRQVLLPPGVQFNVPTLRGPAPQPMIVAPRFPLNQPTPRGTMLTSQSLLSHLIPTGNKVDGLPTYTLAPLQVLSVQANNVQVVGKAPLPVSQNNGTHQQNSQDSKQTKKWVTCPICNELFPSNIYDSHVEIHKDSSKKSKLGLAARAPFLKKMPDKTVKCLMCKVLLSEKGIFEHLIHGLNCLFCPGMFYSIKQLVAHIQVEHNPTQKANCDFMRREYRLYTDESGHLLFPYFDINTTAPKEMMGEKELNLALVTNSLDLIFLKMTPMTPQAVCKMPVPKPDSLECVFCSEKLLNMECYQMHLREKHFIVPTVHAILKMPAYKCIYCGGVYTGKTTVKAISVHVSRCRSAPKTLKDAERIHSGLNVSPRISQGLISFPARQTTASVAGQVQGTPAVLQSQDTFVEKQSKLRLELAVKEAIEANKREREARLARKKRFEKERPTSLPSPAAEVLDDSNVQFALDPAGMELRSFEARREFVNKYFNIQPYPLKKEIIALSSRLLLNKTEVACQFGSKRTRCMKQLQRNKAEVLLGFNMAEVMKVKHNLFIPEIEPEKLSSEPEPRKREEITMNTNKAEKIGECLASYEG; this comes from the exons ATGTATCAGTTTCCAGTTCGAGGACTGGAGAAAATTCgaagaacaagaaagaaagttaaaaacattttgagTGAATTTGGCCTTGAAGAGTGCCTAAGCTTGTGTCAG AGTCTTCAGGAGTTTGATCCAGGAGATAGCATTTTTGGTGCTACTAAATGGACTGATTTATCAGACGGATTTAACGGAAAGTGGAAGAAAAag tGGACCTACCGCACCCGAGGACTCTGCTGCTCATTATGCAAATTTTCGACACGGTCCTTATATTCATTCAAAGCTCATATTCATCGCTACCATGATAATGAGCAGTCAGCCTGCAGTCTCTCTTCCTGCTCTTCCTGCCCGTTTGTCGGCCACCCTAAAGTCATCTCCAGGCACTATAGACTGTTCCATTTCGAAAACCAAAAGCCAGAATCTGACACAGTGACACCCTTGTCTGCCAAAGCATTAAGTGGTCACACATTTCAGTGCCGAAAATGCCCTTTTCGCGATGATCTCTTGTACAGCATGAGAAAGCATGTTCTCATTAATCATTATACCGCACTGTTGAATCGTTTTGCTGGACAAAGAGCAGACACTGAATTAAAGGCCCTTGGGCAGATGTACAGGAAATTTTATTGTAAGGTTTGTGGTGCAAATGCAGACACATCCGAGCACTTGCTATATCACATACTGACCTCTGACAAGCACAGGGAATTGGATTTGCACATAAACTCTCTTATTTTTGAAACTGACACTAAAAAGCCGGCTCCCACTCTAGCACCAAAGATTCAAGTTAGTCCCGTTATAACAGGACCACCTAGCCAACCTTTACTAACTCCTGTACCAGCTCCAGGCACAGTCTTGCCAGTATTGGCTAATGGTGGACCTAGATTACTTCCTCCTCCTAACACGACAATTCTTCCTATTCAAGCCTCAGCCCTGGTGCAACTTGCCAGTGCTGAGGCAAAGGGTTTGTTGCATCCTGGCCAGCCACTGTCTATCCAGAATGTTCAAGCTCCAAGAACTGTCACTGCAACGCTGCCTAACGTTGGAGGAACGACTCCTGCCCCGACACTTCAGTCGGTTATTCCACGGCAACAGCCAGTCAGGGTTGGAGTCCCAGGACCTCATCATCCTCCGTCTCGTCAAGTTCTGCTTCCACCTGGGGTACAGTTTAATGTCCCGACTTTAAGGGGGCCTGCACCACAGCCAATGATTGTTGCTCCACGGTTCCCCTTGAATCAGCCTACCCCCAGAGGTACCATGCTTACATCCCAGTCCCTTCTGAGTCATCTGATCCCCACAGGCAACAAAGTTGATGGGCTGCCTACCTACACCCTCGCACCATTACAAGTTTTGTCTGTCCAGGCAAATAATGTCCAAGTAGTCGGCAAAGCACCTTTGCCAGTGTCCCAGAACAATGGCACACATCAGCAAAACTCTCAAGATTCCAAACAGACCAAGAAGTGGGTAACCTGCCCCATTTGCAATGAGCTGTTTCCATCCAATATATATGACTCCCATGTGGAGATCCATAAAGACTCATCCAAGAAGTCAAAGCTAGGTTTAGCTGCACGAGCACCTTTTTTGAAGAAAATGCCTGACAAGACAGTGAAATGCCTAATGTGTAAAGTTTTGCTGTCAGAAAAGGGTATTTTTGAACATCTGATTCATGGTTTGAACTGCTTGTTTTGTCCGGGGATGTTCTATTCCATCAAACAGCTGGTTGCACATATTCAGGTTGAACACAATCCAACCCAAAAGGCCAACTGTGACTTCATGAGACGAGAGTATCGTCTTTACACTGACGAGTCTGGCCACCTTCTGTTTCCCTATTTTGACATTAACACCACAGCCCCAAAAGAAATGATGGGAGAGAAAGAGCTTAACTTGGCCCTAGTTACTAATTCTCTCGATCTGATCTTTTTGAAAATGACCCCTATGACGCCGCAGGCTGTATGCAAGATGCCTGTGCCTAAGCCAGACAGCCTAGAGTGCGTCTTCTGTTCTGAGAAGCTGCTGAACATGGAGTGCTATCAGATGCACCTTAGAGAAAAGCACTTTATTGTGCCTACCGTTCATGCCATACTTAAAATGCCAGCATACAAGTGCATCTACTGTGGTGGGGTATACACAGGCAAAACAACTGTCAAAGCTATCAGTGTCCATGTATCCAGATGTCGATCTGCGCCCAAAACCCTCAAAGATGCAGAAAGGATACATTCTGGACTAAACGTTAGCCCCAGAATAAGCCAAGGTTTAATCTCATTCCCAGCAAGACAGACTACAGCTTCAGTAGCAGGACAAGTCCAAGGAACACCTGCAGTGCTTCAATCTCAAGATACATTTGTAGAAAAGCAGAGCAAGTTGAGGTTGGAGCTGGCTGTGAAGGAGGCCATAGAAGCTaataagagggagagagaggccAGACTAGCAAGAAAAAAGAGGTTCGAGAAAGAGAGGCCCACTAGTTTGCCTTCTCCTGCAGCTGAAGTGCTGGATGATTCGAATGTGCAGTTTGCTTTGGATCCTGCTGGGATGGAATTACGCTCCTTTGAGGCCCGTCGGGAATTCGTGAACAAGTACTTTAACATCCAGCCATACCCGCTTAAGAAGGAGATCATTGCCCTGAGCAGCCGGTTGCTACTGAACAAAACCGAAGTTGCCTGCCAGTTTGGCTCCAAACGTACCAGGTGTATGAAGCAACTGCAGCGAAACAAGGCTGAGGTCTTGTTAGGTTTCAACATGGCTGAGGTGATGAAGGTGAAACACAACCTGTTTATTCCTGAAATAGAACCTGAAAAGCTGTCCTCAGAACCAGAACCAAGGAAACGTGAAGAAATTACCATGAACACGAACAAAGCTGAAAAGATTGGTGAATGTTTAGCATCCTACGAAGGCTAA